Below is a window of Rattus norvegicus strain BN/NHsdMcwi chromosome 5, GRCr8, whole genome shotgun sequence DNA.
ACTATGTCCTGAttagtttccccttcctctactcctctcagttctgccccacctcacctccctctctggatccactccctttctgtctctgataGAAAATAACAGGCTTCTAAGAGCtaacaataaaacataaaataaaatatatgataaaacaaaaccaccacaaTGAAGTTGGACAAAGCAACCCAATTGAAAGAAAAGAGCCTCAAGAGCGGacacaaaaatcagaaattccttaaaaacaaatactaaactgaaagctataatatatatgcagaggatTTGGTGCAGACCTATGTCAGCCCTGTGCTGCTGCTTTACAATAAGCTGTGAGCTCATATGAGCTTGGCTCAATCGATTTAGAGGGCCTTCATTGTTTTCCtggttcccttcctcccctttgccttttGCTGATACTTCTCTCCAGGGATTTCCTGAGTTCTGAGGGGAtgaatttgatggagacatcccatttagaccTGTGTATTCcaaggtctctgtctcatcttcctatatctgtctgtctctgtctctctctgtctctttctctccctgcctaGTGTCTGGCAATGGGTCACTATATTTGTTCCTATCTgcagcaggaggaagcttctttgatgatggatGAGCAAGGCACtaatctatgagtacagcagaatattactaggagtcattttattgctttttttttaaagaccagtaGTATTTGactttaccctaggtctctgagaTATCTAGTCTCTGATTCTTGATCACTTAAGCAGTGTCAGGGATGGGTTCCATCTCCTGAAGTAGgctttaagtcaaatcagacaggTTGGTTtcttagagtttcattgctgtgaagagacaccatgaccatggcaactcttataaggaagacatttaattggggctggagaggtttagtccattatcatcatgatgttCCCATCATGGCATGGCAGAGTGCAGACAGGCATATGCTAAAGAatgagatgagagttctacatcttgatctgcaggcagcaggagactgtgtaccATAccgggcatagcttgagcataggagaccccAAAGCCagccccatagtgacacacttcttccaataaggccacatcttctccagcaaggccacacttcctaatagtgccactccctatgggctaagcattcaaacacaggagtctataggggccatgcctattcaaaccacaattGGTTACTTTCATAAGTTGTGTCACCATTGCCCTAAAATATTTTGCAGTCGGGACAGCATTGTAGAGCAAAAGGTTTATGGCTGGGTTGGtgcttaaatttcttttttggtaGCCTGCAGAATACCTCCCCATTCCAAAGATACAAGAACATTGGGTGGAAGCCCTCTGTAAGTGCCAGCTCAACCTCTCCATGAGTTGTGTAGGctctgtcttcagcaatggggccttgcTATCAGTTTGTGGACAGCAAGCTAcagtcttggcaacagcctggctTGTTTGTAGATTCTCATGGCAcctctttggccaacaactcaattggatGTAACCCAGTCCCAGTACTAAAAACTTCACATGGTGACAAGAGCTGGCCAGTTAGGACCCCAGCCATCCATTATTTAGAGACTTTATtaggatcaccttcatatattttaggaagtttctactaTATTAAGTTTCCATACTACCTCTCAAATACCCCTCTATTCTGTCTCTCTCCATATGttctcccccccccgccccgcctaCATGGTCCTCTCATTCCTGTCCCCTGCCCCACCTTAGTCCACCCACAAAATCTGTTttatctcctcccctcccagGGAGATTCATGCAGCACCACCACCCTAGAcccttcttctatacctaatCTCTCTAGGtctatagattgtatcttggttatcaTTTGcttaatggctaatatccacatataggCCAATACATACCATGTTTATAAAACATACCTTGTTTGTCTTTCTATGTCTGGGTttccttactcaggatgatttttttttctagttccatccatttgcttacaaatttcatgatgtcgtttttttttttttttaagctgagaaatactccattgtgtaaatgtaccacattttctttatccactcttctgttgaaggacatatagGTTGTTCCcaatttctagctattatgaatagagtagcaatgaacatggttgagcaagtgccTCCGTAGTAGGATGTAGAGTTCTTTTGTGTATACacctaggagtggtatacctaGGTCTTGAGGTAGGTGTTTTCCTTTCTGTGGAACCACTCTCTTTATTTCTATAGTGGCTATATAAGTTTGCACTCCCCCAGCAATGGATGACTGTTCCCTTTATTCCATATCCTTAGCAGCATGAGCTATCAACTTATGCTATTGATTTTAGCCATTTGAgatgtgtgagatggaatctcaaaatagttttgatttgcatttccctggtggcaagggagttgaacatttctttaaatgtttctcagcctcTATTGAGAATTGTTTAGATTTGTACCatcttttaattggatacttgGGTTCttatgtctagtttcttgacttctgttttatattttgcatattagtccTCTAAGggatgtggagttggtaaaaagtcttttcccattctgtgggctACTGCTCTGTCcaaatgacagtgccctttgccttatggaagcttttcagtttcaggagATCCCACTTATTAATAATTGTCTATCTTAGTGCTTGCAGTAATGCTGTTCTTTTCAGAAAGTCTTCTtttgtgccaatgcattcaagaaTATTCGCCACTTGCTCTTCTATTGGGTAACAttgtttaaaatgaaaaactCTAGCcactttgttttattctttcatttaatCATGATTTCAGTAGCTGAAGGGGCTATCTTCTCTACTAAACAGTAAAGGCACAATTCACTTTAAAACATTAGAAACGCCATGCAAATTTAACAGTACTGAGTACTTTTATTACACAGACTTTAATAGCTTCAGCTGGAACCAGACTAAACTTAGCACAGTAGATTGCTTTCAATTGTATATTCTTCCTTGTTAACATATTATGGAACAAAAACCATAATTCCATGCACCAATGGTCTTTCCTCTAAAGGTGCCAGAGCCTGAGATAAGGGTTCGCCTGAAGGAAGGAGCATTTAGTCCCACTTGGATGTTTTTCTCCTCATGTACCGATGCCCTTCACTGTCAATGGCTTCATAGAGGTCCTTTTTGTTCTCTTGCGTTGCATGCAGATAACCAATGTAAGCCACACAGAGTGAAAGGGCTACCAATCCAAAAGCCATCACAGGTTTGTTCtgccaaagaaagaaaagggtagCGTGACAAGTAGAAGGGCTGTACGTTCAATCATTTGATTTGTTACAATCATTTATCCAATCAGCTTAACTGTGGAGTAATTTACAGGTGATGTAAGAGTCTTGCTTCTCATCTCCAGCCTTCTTTCTGTGGCCTGGACAGCTTAGGCTTCCACTCTAGGAAGGTGAGAGGCCACTGAGGAGAGAGGCATGGAGCTGTTCTGGAGCTGTTACCTCTCTGAGCTGCAGCTGTGACTTAGTTTACTTAATTAGAACTTGAGGGGTGTAGTACACATGCCATTTCTCTTGCTCAGCACATGGGCAATGGTCACAGAAACCTTTCATAATTATGTAATGCACACCAATGAAAACATATACCCTGCTTTGGGAACCTACACTATTCAAGAAATTTAGCAACTGAAACAGATACTATGCTGTTTTAATTACCTTGAAGTATTGCTGGAAGACTCAAGACTCTTAAAATCAAAGTGATAAAGTGTAGAGATACTGCAAGATACTGCTTCAAGGATACTGGCAAGAATATTTATGTTGGGCTAGGACAAAGAAGTAGGCTCAGGAAAGAATTTGAAATCGGGCCTCAGCAATTGCTGGGGTCATGTTACAGTGCTGTGTAAttgtcttcccccccccctttaatccccactcattcactcactcccTCGAGACCCTGGTGACTGACAGAGCTAGCTTAGTCAATATAGCGTTGAATTAAAGGGATGGAAAGTTTCAAGAGAAGTACTTGTCTATCTTTGCAATCCCTGTAAATATATAAACCAGATATGCCTACCTTTGTACGTGTTTATACTCACTAAATTGGCTTTTCCTTGGATGGTGCACATGTGTGGTAGCAATACAAATAGTagtttctgcttctccctccaTGCCTCCTATATTAATCACCCTTGCCCAAGGAGGAAGCATTCCTAGAACCTCAGTAAATACCTAAAACCATAGATTGTACCAGACCCTTATACAGTATGTACTATGGGTTTCTTATAACTCTTGTCTATGACAAAGTTTGATTTATAAACTAAAGACAATGCACAACTGACAATAATAAGATAGAACAATTATAAGAACATAAGTAATTATATGTCCTTTTCCTCTTTGGTCaaaacaaatattaatatttggGGGTCATGGTTGATACAGAAcctgaaaagaaataaacaaggagaaactACTATTAGTGTTTTCAAAGCTTAATCTCAAAACAAGTGTCAATTTTTTTTCATCCAGATAAACATCTAAGAAAGGCTACAAGCTCAGAGCAGTTTAAATTTGCACTGTGAAATGCCTTCAACAACTGAAATTACATGACAGCCAAGGACTTTTAAATACTTTAATGACTTAAGTTGTTTAACCTTAAAACAATTTATAGTCACGACTATTACTAAAATTTATATCAAGTATGAAATAATTCAGTATcgtatttaaattttattttatttttataagtagaatttatatttaaaaataaaattcattaaatGAAATATCTTCACTAGTTTGCAACACCAATAGAAATAATTCACCTACTTATGTAACAgtatataaatacatgttttgGAGTTTTCTATGTGAAAGAGCATTTAGAATTTCCCTTTACcgtctaagacagggtctcagttgtagccccaggctggcctcaaaccctgattatcctcctgccttttctcccaagagctgggattacaggtgtgagccaccatgaccaGCTTAGGGGTCTTCGTAGTCGAATAAAAGTTCCTCCCCGTAAACAAGCACTACAGGAAAGTCAACAAGTCTCCTGGATGTGTTTCTTACAGGTTTAATGAAGAGCTCAGGATTCACAGCTCGAAACAAGGTTGTTGGGTGCGTCCCTCGGAGGCCTGGGTTTTCAAAGTTTCTCTCTTTTGATGGTTCTTTTTTAACTGTTGGAGGATCCGGTGCTGAAGACATCTTGACTACTGAAGATTATTACCTAAAACagtatgtatatttttttcttcgtacttatttttttaaaaaatctcttttgtttatttgagacaaagtcttgctatgcagccttggctggcctagaactccctaCTAGACCCTGtcacccttgaactcacagagacctgcagaGGGGAGTAGCCCCACTGGTGGTTCTTGGTTCTTCCTGAGGAACAGGAGGGGAAGAGCTTCAGCAGGGATAAGACTTGGTCCTGCAAGGTTTTTAGAGTTGCTGtacaataataaaacatttaccaGCCTTAAGCCTAAATCACTTTGCCGCTGAGGTAGCTAACCTGCTGGTCtgagttcctctgaggccagaaactatTTAGCATCTTATCATAAAACAGCAGGGGATTCAGTGAAAAGATTTATTGCTGGTGCTCTTTTCTCTGGTGAATTAGCCAGAAGCCTCTCCAGATAAACCGGTTAACACTTGGcgaaccagagaggaaggaaaggaaaagaattaaaatgttgTATACAGGCaaagatgcacagacacatacacaagcattCATACATCCACACTCTGTCCAGGCCTGACCATCTGTCACAATCAACTCCACAGTATTCATGcatgcttacacacatacatacataccctacacacaaacatacatacatgtgtagatggatggatggatggatggatggatggatggatggataggacGAAGTTCCCCAAGCCAAACCATTCAACCAACCaccaattttcttttctctgttcttttttataccttcttagacaaaaagtttagaaaataacctcaaagataaaatgttacatCAAATGGGAGTTACAcaggatgttgatattaagttcaaagcagtgtttcatcataaatactcattaaaagttcaaagcaacagttttacCTGTGACTTTATCCTTGGACTTAAATGTTTCTCCTTGAACACAAAATTGTCCCAAGTCTATTCCTCTTACTAGTGTGATTACGAAAGCTCGCGATTATTTCTTGTTATGCTGACTTTACTTTCTATTCTGAGGAGTTGGCACCTTCTATTATTGATTCTAACTTTACTACATCTTTCTAACAATTAAGGGCATCTCTAAAAACTTTCTTCTTAAAGTTACTTGAATCAAATTAGGAATTCTatagacttattatttatttgtctagatagcatcactacaagacagtacatcttgattgttctgcagagatctgctcaaaggtgatacctagtgattgttatatttaatagtaacaggaaaagcatattaatagcaggaatctttcctaaaatgaactTCTTGGGGGCCTTGCCTATCAGAGCAAATCCGTCATGGATTTTAATCTAAGGCAGattcatctcaggaagatcacctgctctTTATTAGCTTCTCTAATGATGGCTCCTGACAGAGACCTGCCTCCTCTGGGAATAAACATGTGCTCCATCATGCTGGACCCAAAGCTCTTAAAAtatcaacaaacaacaaacaaacaaacactcttTAATCCTAGATGTGCTCCATGAACGAATGCCActtgtttccttttattcttgGTTGTGAGCCTaccctttaatggctgagccatctctccagctccacttgttttcttttaaatggtgCTTTAGACCCTGCTGGGTAAAATGCCTCTtcccatttctgtttccattccttctctgcctccttccctcccccccccctccgccTACTCCTTCCTCTGGAAATGCAGGTGAAGATGTAGTTACACAGTAGTCAGGGCTAAGTCAGAGAACAGAATATCACCACCATTCCTTCCTCATTTATGCCATTTTTACTTCCCCCTTGCATAGCAGTTCCTTTCTTAATATCTCCTCCAACCACTTCAGCCCACTCATAttcctctcagcctctctgcTGTCTTTCATGACCCTAAAGCCCTCCCCTGtccaaacagagagagagggcagccatTTCTACCTGTTCTCAGTCCAGCTGGCACTCTCTGATGAGGAAAGGACCTACAACCTCCTTAATCTAAACACTTCTTCTCTATCTGGTTAAACCCAAAGGTGTCTTTTGTCTTCtggttcttcttttcttccaGGTA
It encodes the following:
- the Smim8 gene encoding small integral membrane protein 8 isoform X1, yielding MSSAPDPPTVKKEPSKERNFENPGLRGTHPTTLFRAVNPELFIKPNKPVMAFGLVALSLCVAYIGYLHATQENKKDLYEAIDSEGHRYMRRKTSKWD
- the Smim8 gene encoding small integral membrane protein 8 isoform X2, translated to MSSAPDPPTVKKEPSKERNFENPGLRGTHPTTLFRAVNPELFIKPVLYQP